The Diprion similis isolate iyDipSimi1 chromosome 11, iyDipSimi1.1, whole genome shotgun sequence genome includes a region encoding these proteins:
- the LOC124412267 gene encoding extensin-2 isoform X2: MMALHLSARNMVVIVITAVACASVASSVIEDDEKFLETGVNVDEKTSQKLDDKTDSESVRNVTTTTSRHDKKMIHRLIGGHVKLYSAKVTEAKDQRETPPTRWDDDGLMMSSAGNGKEKTSSSTRRSEDDEEKKSLSQQVKEGKYGLIQNEIYKTPPKRPGIISYLGNPEVPKDTAKNLGGLEEEEIWLAENHLLVLRGGNFPVSNGNAKRPESNTGNWPPIDDYKAPERQVKIPPRPKVPPPFPVQLTEGGPVQIIRANGSVSVVNDTADYEEYANYPEGFYPGEAPFYPTSSNASEPVGTGFYGNASEGVLGPFYQSLPAGAVFVPPPSNQTDYDEEDQSIYYPPPYSFYYPQDNATAVPPGPLVPGIILPPPPNFFAELDERKPTTKGRFSAKQTTTTTTPRTTTTERVQDTTSYTPPAPTPRRKTVPKPYKARFPTTTPSYSTGTKPTTRVQSYQGTPKTIGKVKSRNFTRVPITSVTSVTSGPVDTPRYVETTTTPPEKPSTTPSGDYYDVQTDVENHLVDLGPPQGGQWSSIVSSTAVPLLAYYATTPLPSERTRSTEEDIAPVHVKAEIDIPTKNPAAYYFYEETNGPAVATTTPSPYYDVQPTPRRRQPKKQYYSVEMVPSQQTSNDFADLKLNPVIKTGQGYNEFTDPEPVARNPAPTAKYNVERIRGSVSDRENSPRYYQPLSLGDPTATVKPYYTTQRPRFYYQSTRNEQYADYRDDQEVKSSPVYQYSYEASDYTKQRQQQSYRQQEIDEVPTPVVRPVYNEYQQPTRTAAGQYYSDYDVQPVEKVQKSSGISYLTNHRQSYSAVTARPSINTTPNPHHAYYTKQDEQLLDDVTKQYFTIFGKKLPENVLQSTTPLYRVEAAAETTTESPVGHGVNTYVANNRYNGNSNNAAVHQLQSFTPPKVSVHYGDQTQRPYSLEGDTLVNYKNPLPPINPDAEFISVNKPVVPIRQRPHEFIRTEQIPTPFGNRNGGNYFQGSNNRDTSSYRGRYPTPSPISLANDISVNYRDPRPPMNPDAELIDPVQGQRNQATGGGSYFAYRLPGNGGHFYFLTPQAISQRQDLTNGGYFYSKPTATRLVRRRRRGPAEG; the protein is encoded by the coding sequence ATGGCACTACACTTATCGGCGAGAAATATGGTGGTCATAGTGATCACGGCGGTAGCCTGTGCCTCGGTAGCATCATCGGTTATCGAGGACGACGAGAAGTTCCTCGAGACGGGCGTCAACGTCGACGAGAAAACTAGTCAAAAATTGGATGACAAGACGGATTCAGAATCGGTTAGAAATGTCACAACGACGACGTCGAGGCACGACAAGAAGATGATCCACAGACTGATTGGTGGGCACGTCAAGCTTTACAGTGCGAAAGTGACGGAGGCTAAGGATCAACGAGAAACCCCGCCGACGAGGTGGGACGATGACGGACTGATGATGTCGTCGGCCGGAAACGGGAAGGAAAAGACGTCTTCGTCGACGCGACGAAGCGAGGACGACGAAGAGAAGAAATCTTTATCGCAGCAGGTTAAGGAGGGAAAATACGGACTTATACAAAACGAGATATACAAAACGCCGCCGAAGAGGCCGGGGATCATAAGCTACCTCGGTAATCCCGAGGTGCCGAAGGACACCGCGAAGAATTTAGGGGGACTGGAAGAAGAGGAAATATGGCTCGCGGAGAATCATCTGCTCGTCCTGAGGGGCGGGAACTTTCCTGTCTCAAACGGGAACGCGAAGAGGCCCGAAAGCAACACCGGCAACTGGCCGCCAATCGACGACTACAAGGCGCCAGAACGGCAGGTCAAAATACCACCGCGTCCGAAGGTGCCGCCGCCCTTTCCTGTCCAGCTCACTGAAGGGGGACCCGTTCAGATCATCCGGGCAAACGGGTCCGTGTCGGTGGTCAACGACACCGCCGACTACGAGGAGTACGCCAACTACCCGGAGGGTTTTTACCCGGGGGAGGCGCCGTTTTATCCGACCTCGTCCAACGCCTCGGAGCCCGTAGGCACCGGCTTCTACGGCAACGCTTCTGAGGGGGTGTTGGGACCCTTTTACCAGTCACTTCCGGCCGGCGCGGTTTTCGTCCCGCCGCCGAGCAACCAGACGGACTACGACGAGGAAGACCAGTCGATATACTACCCGCCGCCTTACAGCTTCTACTATCCTCAGGACAACGCGACGGCGGTACCCCCGGGCCCCCTGGTTCCCGGCATAATCCTGCCTCCCCCTCCAAACTTCTTCGCCGAACTGGACGAGCGGAAGCCGACGACCAAGGGTAGGTTCTCCGCGAAAcaaaccaccaccaccacgacCCCCAGGACGACCACAACTGAACGAGTCCAGGACACGACGAGCTACACTCCGCCGGCTCCGACGCCGCGACGTAAGACGGTTCCGAAACCGTACAAGGCTCGATTTCCGACAACAACACCGAGCTACTCGACCGGCACGAAGCCGACCACGAGAGTCCAGAGCTACCAGGGAACCCCGAAGACGATCGGCAAGGTCAAGTCCAGGAACTTTACCCGGGTTCCAATCACGTCGGTGACTTCGGTGACTTCGGGGCCGGTCGACACTCCGCGGTACGTCGAAACGACAACCACGCCCCCGGAGAAGCCGAGCACCACTCCGTCCGGCGACTATTACGACGTTCAGACCGACGTCGAGAACCATTTGGTCGATTTGGGCCCGCCTCAGGGCGGTCAGTGGTCATCAATCGTGAGCAGCACGGCGGTGCCTCTGCTCGCGTATTATGCGACTACACCGTTGCCGTCGGAGCGGACGAGGAGTACGGAGGAGGATATAGCGCCAGTTCACGTCAAGGCGGAGATCGATATACCGACGAAGAATCCCGCGGCTTATTACTTCTACGAGGAGACGAACGGGCCGGCGGTCGCCACGACGACACCTTCACCGTACTACGATGTCCAGCCGACACCGAGGCGACGCCAACCGAAGAAGCAGTATTACAGCGTCGAGATGGTACCGTCCCAGCAGACGTCGAACGACTTCGCAGACCTGAAACTCAACCCAGTAATCAAGACGGGACAAGGTTACAACGAGTTTACCGACCCGGAGCCGGTGGCTCGGAATCCCGCACCAACGGCCAAGTATAACGTCGAACGAATCAGAGGGTCGGTTAGCGACCGGGAAAATTCACCGAGGTACTATCAGCCTCTGTCGTTGGGGGACCCGACGGCCACCGTCAAACCTTACTACACGACGCAGAGGCCGCGATTCTACTATCAGAGTACCCGCAACGAACAGTACGCGGACTACAGGGATGACCAAGAGGTGAAATCGAGCCCGGTTTATCAGTACAGCTACGAGGCCAGCGATTACACGAAGCAGCGACAACAGCAGAGCTATAGACAGCAGGAAATAGACGAGGTACCGACGCCGGTTGTACGTCCGGTCTATAACGAGTATCAACAACCAACGAGGACGGCTGCTGGCCAGTATTACAGCGATTACGACGTCCAGCCGGTGGAGAAGGTGCAGAAATCGTCGGGGATTTCGTACCTGACGAATCACCGACAGTCGTATTCAGCGGTGACGGCGAGGCCATCGATAAACACGACGCCGAATCCGCATCACGCGTATTACACGAAACAGGACGAGCAGCTGCTGGACGATGTGACCAAGCAGTACTTCACGATATTCGGTAAAAAGTTACCGGAAAATGTCCTACAGAGCACGACACCTCTGTACAGAGTCGAGGCGGCGGCGGAAacgacgacggagagtccggttGGCCACGGCGTCAACACCTACGTGGCGAACAATCGTTACAACGGTAATAGCAACAATGCCGCGGTTCACCAGCTGCAGAGTTTTACACCACCCAAGGTCAGCGTTCACTACGGAGACCAAACGCAGAGGCCGTATTCCCTCGAGGGCGACACTCTGGTGAATTACAAAAACCCGTTGCCGCCGATTAACCCCGACGCCGAGTTCATCTCTGTTAACAAACCGGTAGTGCCGATTAGACAGCGGCCCCACGAGTTCATCAGGACCGAGCAGATTCCAACTCCGTTCGGAAATAGAAACGGCGGTAATTATTTCCAGGGATCCAATAATCGGGATACGTCTTCGTATCGTGGACGCTATCCGACTCCGTCGCCGATATCGCTTGCCAATGATATTTCGGTCAACTACCGAGACCCTAGACCGCCGATGAATCCGGACGCTGAGCTTATAGATCCTGTACAGGGGCAACGGAATCAAGCGACCGGAGGCGGCTCGTATTTTGCCTATCGGTTACCCGGAAACGGAGGACACTTTTACTTCCTTACGCCGCAGGCGATATCCCAAAGGCAAGATCTTACCAACGGCGGATATTTTTACTCGAAACCCACCGCGACGAGGCTCGTGAGACGTCGTCGTCGGGGTCCCGCCGAGGgctga
- the LOC124412267 gene encoding extensin-2 isoform X1 produces the protein MTSCKCTAERMSFCLYSVIRHCGVNSANSEVEIFYRVKWTILEDKLMALHLSARNMVVIVITAVACASVASSVIEDDEKFLETGVNVDEKTSQKLDDKTDSESVRNVTTTTSRHDKKMIHRLIGGHVKLYSAKVTEAKDQRETPPTRWDDDGLMMSSAGNGKEKTSSSTRRSEDDEEKKSLSQQVKEGKYGLIQNEIYKTPPKRPGIISYLGNPEVPKDTAKNLGGLEEEEIWLAENHLLVLRGGNFPVSNGNAKRPESNTGNWPPIDDYKAPERQVKIPPRPKVPPPFPVQLTEGGPVQIIRANGSVSVVNDTADYEEYANYPEGFYPGEAPFYPTSSNASEPVGTGFYGNASEGVLGPFYQSLPAGAVFVPPPSNQTDYDEEDQSIYYPPPYSFYYPQDNATAVPPGPLVPGIILPPPPNFFAELDERKPTTKGRFSAKQTTTTTTPRTTTTERVQDTTSYTPPAPTPRRKTVPKPYKARFPTTTPSYSTGTKPTTRVQSYQGTPKTIGKVKSRNFTRVPITSVTSVTSGPVDTPRYVETTTTPPEKPSTTPSGDYYDVQTDVENHLVDLGPPQGGQWSSIVSSTAVPLLAYYATTPLPSERTRSTEEDIAPVHVKAEIDIPTKNPAAYYFYEETNGPAVATTTPSPYYDVQPTPRRRQPKKQYYSVEMVPSQQTSNDFADLKLNPVIKTGQGYNEFTDPEPVARNPAPTAKYNVERIRGSVSDRENSPRYYQPLSLGDPTATVKPYYTTQRPRFYYQSTRNEQYADYRDDQEVKSSPVYQYSYEASDYTKQRQQQSYRQQEIDEVPTPVVRPVYNEYQQPTRTAAGQYYSDYDVQPVEKVQKSSGISYLTNHRQSYSAVTARPSINTTPNPHHAYYTKQDEQLLDDVTKQYFTIFGKKLPENVLQSTTPLYRVEAAAETTTESPVGHGVNTYVANNRYNGNSNNAAVHQLQSFTPPKVSVHYGDQTQRPYSLEGDTLVNYKNPLPPINPDAEFISVNKPVVPIRQRPHEFIRTEQIPTPFGNRNGGNYFQGSNNRDTSSYRGRYPTPSPISLANDISVNYRDPRPPMNPDAELIDPVQGQRNQATGGGSYFAYRLPGNGGHFYFLTPQAISQRQDLTNGGYFYSKPTATRLVRRRRRGPAEG, from the coding sequence ATGGCACTACACTTATCGGCGAGAAATATGGTGGTCATAGTGATCACGGCGGTAGCCTGTGCCTCGGTAGCATCATCGGTTATCGAGGACGACGAGAAGTTCCTCGAGACGGGCGTCAACGTCGACGAGAAAACTAGTCAAAAATTGGATGACAAGACGGATTCAGAATCGGTTAGAAATGTCACAACGACGACGTCGAGGCACGACAAGAAGATGATCCACAGACTGATTGGTGGGCACGTCAAGCTTTACAGTGCGAAAGTGACGGAGGCTAAGGATCAACGAGAAACCCCGCCGACGAGGTGGGACGATGACGGACTGATGATGTCGTCGGCCGGAAACGGGAAGGAAAAGACGTCTTCGTCGACGCGACGAAGCGAGGACGACGAAGAGAAGAAATCTTTATCGCAGCAGGTTAAGGAGGGAAAATACGGACTTATACAAAACGAGATATACAAAACGCCGCCGAAGAGGCCGGGGATCATAAGCTACCTCGGTAATCCCGAGGTGCCGAAGGACACCGCGAAGAATTTAGGGGGACTGGAAGAAGAGGAAATATGGCTCGCGGAGAATCATCTGCTCGTCCTGAGGGGCGGGAACTTTCCTGTCTCAAACGGGAACGCGAAGAGGCCCGAAAGCAACACCGGCAACTGGCCGCCAATCGACGACTACAAGGCGCCAGAACGGCAGGTCAAAATACCACCGCGTCCGAAGGTGCCGCCGCCCTTTCCTGTCCAGCTCACTGAAGGGGGACCCGTTCAGATCATCCGGGCAAACGGGTCCGTGTCGGTGGTCAACGACACCGCCGACTACGAGGAGTACGCCAACTACCCGGAGGGTTTTTACCCGGGGGAGGCGCCGTTTTATCCGACCTCGTCCAACGCCTCGGAGCCCGTAGGCACCGGCTTCTACGGCAACGCTTCTGAGGGGGTGTTGGGACCCTTTTACCAGTCACTTCCGGCCGGCGCGGTTTTCGTCCCGCCGCCGAGCAACCAGACGGACTACGACGAGGAAGACCAGTCGATATACTACCCGCCGCCTTACAGCTTCTACTATCCTCAGGACAACGCGACGGCGGTACCCCCGGGCCCCCTGGTTCCCGGCATAATCCTGCCTCCCCCTCCAAACTTCTTCGCCGAACTGGACGAGCGGAAGCCGACGACCAAGGGTAGGTTCTCCGCGAAAcaaaccaccaccaccacgacCCCCAGGACGACCACAACTGAACGAGTCCAGGACACGACGAGCTACACTCCGCCGGCTCCGACGCCGCGACGTAAGACGGTTCCGAAACCGTACAAGGCTCGATTTCCGACAACAACACCGAGCTACTCGACCGGCACGAAGCCGACCACGAGAGTCCAGAGCTACCAGGGAACCCCGAAGACGATCGGCAAGGTCAAGTCCAGGAACTTTACCCGGGTTCCAATCACGTCGGTGACTTCGGTGACTTCGGGGCCGGTCGACACTCCGCGGTACGTCGAAACGACAACCACGCCCCCGGAGAAGCCGAGCACCACTCCGTCCGGCGACTATTACGACGTTCAGACCGACGTCGAGAACCATTTGGTCGATTTGGGCCCGCCTCAGGGCGGTCAGTGGTCATCAATCGTGAGCAGCACGGCGGTGCCTCTGCTCGCGTATTATGCGACTACACCGTTGCCGTCGGAGCGGACGAGGAGTACGGAGGAGGATATAGCGCCAGTTCACGTCAAGGCGGAGATCGATATACCGACGAAGAATCCCGCGGCTTATTACTTCTACGAGGAGACGAACGGGCCGGCGGTCGCCACGACGACACCTTCACCGTACTACGATGTCCAGCCGACACCGAGGCGACGCCAACCGAAGAAGCAGTATTACAGCGTCGAGATGGTACCGTCCCAGCAGACGTCGAACGACTTCGCAGACCTGAAACTCAACCCAGTAATCAAGACGGGACAAGGTTACAACGAGTTTACCGACCCGGAGCCGGTGGCTCGGAATCCCGCACCAACGGCCAAGTATAACGTCGAACGAATCAGAGGGTCGGTTAGCGACCGGGAAAATTCACCGAGGTACTATCAGCCTCTGTCGTTGGGGGACCCGACGGCCACCGTCAAACCTTACTACACGACGCAGAGGCCGCGATTCTACTATCAGAGTACCCGCAACGAACAGTACGCGGACTACAGGGATGACCAAGAGGTGAAATCGAGCCCGGTTTATCAGTACAGCTACGAGGCCAGCGATTACACGAAGCAGCGACAACAGCAGAGCTATAGACAGCAGGAAATAGACGAGGTACCGACGCCGGTTGTACGTCCGGTCTATAACGAGTATCAACAACCAACGAGGACGGCTGCTGGCCAGTATTACAGCGATTACGACGTCCAGCCGGTGGAGAAGGTGCAGAAATCGTCGGGGATTTCGTACCTGACGAATCACCGACAGTCGTATTCAGCGGTGACGGCGAGGCCATCGATAAACACGACGCCGAATCCGCATCACGCGTATTACACGAAACAGGACGAGCAGCTGCTGGACGATGTGACCAAGCAGTACTTCACGATATTCGGTAAAAAGTTACCGGAAAATGTCCTACAGAGCACGACACCTCTGTACAGAGTCGAGGCGGCGGCGGAAacgacgacggagagtccggttGGCCACGGCGTCAACACCTACGTGGCGAACAATCGTTACAACGGTAATAGCAACAATGCCGCGGTTCACCAGCTGCAGAGTTTTACACCACCCAAGGTCAGCGTTCACTACGGAGACCAAACGCAGAGGCCGTATTCCCTCGAGGGCGACACTCTGGTGAATTACAAAAACCCGTTGCCGCCGATTAACCCCGACGCCGAGTTCATCTCTGTTAACAAACCGGTAGTGCCGATTAGACAGCGGCCCCACGAGTTCATCAGGACCGAGCAGATTCCAACTCCGTTCGGAAATAGAAACGGCGGTAATTATTTCCAGGGATCCAATAATCGGGATACGTCTTCGTATCGTGGACGCTATCCGACTCCGTCGCCGATATCGCTTGCCAATGATATTTCGGTCAACTACCGAGACCCTAGACCGCCGATGAATCCGGACGCTGAGCTTATAGATCCTGTACAGGGGCAACGGAATCAAGCGACCGGAGGCGGCTCGTATTTTGCCTATCGGTTACCCGGAAACGGAGGACACTTTTACTTCCTTACGCCGCAGGCGATATCCCAAAGGCAAGATCTTACCAACGGCGGATATTTTTACTCGAAACCCACCGCGACGAGGCTCGTGAGACGTCGTCGTCGGGGTCCCGCCGAGGgctga